The genomic window GCCAGGGCGGAGATCTTCCTTCGCATCGTCATCCCCTCACGCGATAGACCCTGATGAATTCCCGGGCCGACGGGACGCCGGCCGACCGCGGCGATCGGGGCGGTCCGGGGGTGCCGTCGCGGCCGCCCACCTCGCGTCGGACGGACCTTAGGTCTATTTCATGCAGATATCGTTCCGAGGGGCGAGGTCTGCATGATCATCCGCGCGAGCCGCGGCCCGGGGGCCGGCTCGCGCCGCGGGCAGGCCCTCAGGAATCGTCGAGCGGGACCAGGCCGGATTCGTCCAGCTGGGGGGGGAGTGGAGGCGTCGGCGGGGCCTGGGGCGGCGCGGGCCTCGCTGCCTGGGTGGACTCGGAGGTGAGGCGGTAGATCAACGGGCCGATGGCGATCTCGTCGCCCGGATGGAGCCGCGCCTCCTCCACGACCTGGCCGTTCACCCTCACCCCGTTTCGACTCCCGAGGTCGCGGATGAGGATCCGGTCGTAGGCGAGGACCACGCAGCAATGGCGGCGGGAAATCTTGGGAAGCGGGATGCGGACGTCACATTCCGGATGTCGGCCGATGAGCAGCACGGGCCTCTGGAGCGAGATGGCCGGCTGCGGCCCCGGTTGCGCGGGGACTAGCTGATAGCTCATCCCGTCGGCTTCTCCGGCTCGGGCCCCGCCTCCGGCCCGGACGGGGGCGCCGCGGCCGTGCCGTTCCCGGACGACGGATCGCCCGTCATCTGCACGATCACCTGGATCCGGCACTTCTCGGCGACGGACGAGGGAAGGATCCTGCGCACGGCGGCCGCCAGGGCATTCTCTTCGGGGGGCACGGGGCTGAGCGGGAACGGATCATCCGAGAGCGAGTTCACGCCGCTGCGACCCGAATCCCCCGAACCCGAGACCGGTATCCGGGGTCCGGCGACCGGCGGGGGCGTCGGCGAATAGGGCCCTCCATCCGCGAGGGTCTGGTCGTGCCCCTGCCCCGTGTCCAGGCGATAGCGGATATGCGCTATAGAAAGCTCATCATTTGCTTTTAATCGACCCATTTCCACACGCTGGCCGTTTATTCGAATACCATTCGTGCTACCAAGGTCTCTAACAACAACTTCGCCGTTCTCCTGCATCATGCAACAATGATGGCGTGACACACGGAGGGAGTCCAGGCGGGCGTCGCACGCGGGATGGCGACCCACGACGACCATGGCACGGTCCAGGAGGATATCCGGACCTTCATCGAGTGCCACGAGTCGTGCGGTCATGGATCGTAATCCCGGGGTCAATGCGGATCGCAGCATTTCCATGACTTCTTCGCCCGGATCATCGGTAATTATAGCCGTAAAGGGTCTGGCCGCACAGATCTTAAATCCTCGATCCCGCTCGATCTCGGCCCCCGATCCGGTTCGGCACGGTTCGAACATCGGATCGGGGCTATGGGCGACGCGATGCCTGGATCATGACGGGGTGGGCTCAAGAGCCCGCTTTCGAAACTATAAACCGCATTAACCACTCTTGTGCGACAGACGATTCCGATTTGCAAGATCCATACCCGGCCGGACCGGTTATTCGCCCGAATCCCATGACACTCAGGGGGCGAGTGCCCCGGCATCGGGCTGCATCCCGGGACTCGTTCCCGCCCGACGGGGCACCTCGACCTCGGGCAACCGAAGCAGCCTTGCAAGGCTCAAGACTACCTAAATAGGCTTCACCGGGATGGGGCCGAGGTGGCCCGCCCGCGGTGGCGCCTGGACGACGGATCGCCAGTGCCCTCCGCATGGATATAGCCCTGGT from Aquisphaera giovannonii includes these protein-coding regions:
- a CDS encoding FHA domain-containing protein — translated: MSYQLVPAQPGPQPAISLQRPVLLIGRHPECDVRIPLPKISRRHCCVVLAYDRILIRDLGSRNGVRVNGQVVEEARLHPGDEIAIGPLIYRLTSESTQAARPAPPQAPPTPPLPPQLDESGLVPLDDS
- a CDS encoding FHA domain-containing protein; protein product: MTARLVALDEGPDILLDRAMVVVGRHPACDARLDSLRVSRHHCCMMQENGEVVVRDLGSTNGIRINGQRVEMGRLKANDELSIAHIRYRLDTGQGHDQTLADGGPYSPTPPPVAGPRIPVSGSGDSGRSGVNSLSDDPFPLSPVPPEENALAAAVRRILPSSVAEKCRIQVIVQMTGDPSSGNGTAAAPPSGPEAGPEPEKPTG